A single window of Candidatus Stygibacter australis DNA harbors:
- a CDS encoding CFI-box-CTERM domain-containing protein, whose amino-acid sequence MENTDLKIGLAMLEDVENDLEATYGNVLAWGPITSIEGFNGRGATQRLTKDLKVAKKKIGDFQQGQAKAAFLMGRICAVGVGRDFSHRIHLKCMKYYEEAIELGYDEAIVKYCMAKHKDAWDKKKASIELYERVVELMGIDNPNGMDSAKQIEKLKSKKGCFIATAVYGSYSAPEVIVLRRFRDDILLPSQIGSIFVKFYYLTSPPIARFLEKHKLLQKFVRDFIIQPIVNLCKK is encoded by the coding sequence ATGGAAAACACTGATTTAAAAATCGGATTAGCAATGTTAGAGGATGTTGAAAATGACTTAGAAGCAACATATGGTAATGTTCTTGCCTGGGGACCTATTACAAGTATCGAAGGCTTTAATGGAAGAGGAGCAACACAAAGGCTGACAAAAGATTTGAAAGTTGCTAAAAAGAAAATTGGCGATTTCCAACAAGGTCAAGCAAAAGCAGCCTTTTTAATGGGAAGAATTTGTGCTGTTGGTGTGGGTAGAGATTTTAGCCATCGGATACACCTTAAATGTATGAAATATTATGAAGAAGCAATTGAATTAGGTTATGATGAAGCGATAGTGAAGTATTGTATGGCTAAACATAAAGATGCCTGGGATAAAAAGAAGGCATCTATTGAACTTTACGAGAGAGTTGTAGAATTAATGGGGATTGATAATCCCAATGGAATGGATTCAGCAAAGCAAATAGAAAAACTTAAATCAAAAAAAGGTTGTTTCATTGCGACAGCAGTATATGGTTCCTATTCTGCACCTGAAGTCATAGTGTTAAGAAGATTTAGAGATGACATTTTATTACCTTCGCAAATTGGAAGTATTTTTGTAAAATTCTATTATCTTACTTCACCGCCTATTGCGAGGTTTTTAGAGAAACATAAACTTCTGCAGAAATTTGTCCGAGATTTTATAATTCAGCCTATTGTGAATTTGTGTAAAAAATAA
- a CDS encoding zinc ribbon domain-containing protein — protein sequence MDKIQEVIDEIIEEPYTMAFCYNCGTENQDAEENDICKNCGEKISLSINELKGKIKRYCRECGEQINESEDYCLACGMDIELSTEDLLCMVLLELIEEEDRKDALEFGKNLLEYLEGHYQRFVASGFMKSIYGELFVEKFGNSSPDLTFAQIPDSELNDDIFASILEYSQITIEEFNQLPSKRKQILEKFPLRRKMIQDMKTICYEGPIELAKRGLTNKSNNPQATKKTYKYSSHGSFQGSKGILILWGSLTLISLICLIAGLGGLFSMILFGAITYYYWKSKTI from the coding sequence ATGGATAAAATTCAAGAAGTGATCGATGAGATTATAGAAGAACCATATACGATGGCATTTTGCTATAATTGTGGAACAGAAAATCAAGATGCAGAAGAAAATGATATATGTAAAAACTGTGGGGAAAAAATATCACTATCAATTAATGAATTAAAAGGAAAAATCAAGCGATATTGCCGAGAATGCGGAGAGCAAATTAATGAATCAGAGGATTATTGTTTAGCTTGTGGTATGGATATAGAATTGTCTACTGAAGATTTGCTCTGCATGGTATTGTTAGAACTTATTGAAGAAGAAGACCGTAAAGATGCTCTTGAATTCGGTAAGAATTTACTTGAATATCTAGAAGGTCATTATCAAAGGTTTGTGGCTTCAGGTTTTATGAAATCAATATACGGTGAATTATTTGTAGAGAAGTTTGGAAATTCATCTCCTGATCTTACTTTTGCACAAATACCTGATAGTGAGTTAAATGATGATATTTTCGCAAGCATACTAGAATATTCTCAAATTACAATCGAAGAATTTAACCAACTTCCATCAAAAAGAAAGCAGATTCTTGAAAAATTTCCATTAAGAAGGAAAATGATTCAAGATATGAAGACAATTTGTTATGAAGGACCAATTGAGTTGGCTAAACGTGGTTTAACTAATAAATCAAACAATCCCCAAGCTACAAAAAAAACTTATAAATATTCATCACATGGTTCATTTCAGGGTTCAAAAGGTATACTTATACTTTGGGGAAGTTTAACATTAATTTCTTTAATTTGCTTAATTGCTGGTTTGGGGGGGCTCTTCTCTATGATATTGTTTGGTGCAATAACTTACTATTATTGGAAATCGAAAACAATATAA